Proteins from a genomic interval of Uloborus diversus isolate 005 chromosome 4, Udiv.v.3.1, whole genome shotgun sequence:
- the LOC129221190 gene encoding uncharacterized protein LOC129221190 yields MLYLATALCLIGTVLGHARLYDPPGRSSMWRFGFKNPPNYDDSQLWCGGIARLWGTNKGKCGICGDAWNSPEPRPNEDGGKYGNGIIVRTYKSGQEITAKINVLANHFGFFEFKLCPVQEGVKVDQECLDKHPIALADGSGYRFTLGSRRGIVEVPLRLPEGLKCERCVFQWHWKAANNWGICPDGKGKLGCGPQEYFRGCADVKIE; encoded by the exons ATGTTGTATTTAGCAACTGCCCTCTGCCTCATTGGTACTGTCTTGGGTCATGCCAGACTGTACGATCCTCCTGGTAGATCATCAATGTGGAGATTTGGGTTCAAGAATCCTCCCAACTATGATGACTCCCAATTGTGGTGTGGTGGAATTGCT AGGCTCTGGGGAACTAACAAAGGGAAGTGTGGAATTTGCGGTGATGCATGGAATTCTCCTGAGCCAAGACCCAACGAGGATGGCGGAAAGTACGGCAATGGAATCATCGTGAGGACCTACAAGTCAGGCCAGGAAATCACAGCCAAAATAAATGTCCTCGCTAACCATTTTGGGTTCTTCGAGTTCAAGCTCTGTCCTGTCCAAGAAGGTGTGAAAGTTGACCAGGAATGTCTGGACAAGCACCCCATCGCTCTCGCTGATGGTTCTGGATATCGCTTCACTTTGGGTAGCAGGCGAGGTATTGTCGAAGTTCCTTTGAGATTGCCAGAGGGTCTGAAATGCGAAAGATGCGTCTTCCAATGGCACTGGAAAGCAG cCAACAACTGGGGTATTTGCCCGGACGGCAAAGGAAAACTTGGTTGTGGACCTCAAGAGTACTTCAGAGGATGTGCTGACGTCAAAATCGAATAG
- the LOC129221236 gene encoding uncharacterized protein LOC129221236, with amino-acid sequence MWLSLASAVCLLGVVWGHAALYEPPGRSSMWRFGFNTVKNYNDVELYCGGITTLWQRNKGQCGICGDAWNLPEPRPNEDGGTYGKGIVVRTYKAGQQITAKINVVANHYGYFEFKLCPVKPGVKADQACLDQHPIALADGSGNRFNLGARRGIVEVPLKLPAGLKCERCVFQWHWRAANNWGICEDGSGKMGCGPQEYFRGCADVKIE; translated from the exons ATGTGGCTTTCTTTGGCATCAGCTGTTTGCCTTTTGGGCGTGGTGTGGGGCCATGCTGCCCTCTACGAACCTCCGGGCAGGTCCTCCATGTGGAGGTTTGGCTTCAATACTGTGAAAAATTACAACGATGTTGAGCTGTACTGCGGAGGAATAACc acTTTGTGGCAAAGAAACAAAGGCCAATGCGGAATCTGCGGCGATGCATGGAACCTTCCAGAGCCAAGACCTAATGAAGATGGCGGCACGTACGGAAAGGGAATCGTTGTGCGAACCTACAAGGCAGGTCAGCAAATCACTGCTAAGATCAACGTGGTTGCCAATCATTATGGCTACTTTGAATTCAAGCTCTGCCCAGTGAAACCCGGAGTGAAAGCAGACCAGGCTTGCCTGGACCAGCACCCCATTGCTCTGGCTGATGGTTCTGGAAATCGTTTCAATTTGGGAGCCAGGAGAGGAATCGTTGAAGTTCCTCTGAAGCTGCCAGCAGGCTTGAAATGCGAAAGATGCGTCTTCCAGTGGCACTGGAGAGCAg caaacaaCTGGGGCATTTGTGAAGATGGAAGTGGAAAGATGGGATGCGGACCACAGGAATATTTCAGAGGATGCGCTGAcgtcaaaattgaataa